Within Leguminivora glycinivorella isolate SPB_JAAS2020 chromosome 26, LegGlyc_1.1, whole genome shotgun sequence, the genomic segment AAGTTTCAATACCTGTCGTTGTCATTTTGAATTGACAATGCTGAGGCTAACGAACAAAACGCTGCAGCACATTCTAGCAAAAATGGCGTACGCGTAGGTTGTGCGTTACTGTTATCTTTTTgtttaatttcaaaattttaaaactgTTGACATAAAACTAAGGTAAGTCTAACGCTATTAATGGCTATTTATCTGTACCTTTATATTCAAAGCGTTTTTGAGCTGTAATCATGCATTTTCGCAGAGAAATATGGGTCGGTCGCCAAGTCCAAGGCGGCGGGAAGATCGGTTAGATCGGCGGAGAAACAGAGATCACGACCGGGACCGGGACCGCGAGAGGCGGAGACAGCGCACGCGATCCAGGTCCCGCTCTTTAGACCGCAGACGACGCTCTCCTGACCGAAGGCGGTCACCTTCGCCCGTTAGAAGACGCCGTTCTCGTTCCATATCCCCAGGGCCTTCTTCGTCTTTTATAGCTAAAAAGAAGACTTTCGGGGAGCGGCCGATCGTCACTCCCGCTGATTTGGAGGGAAAATCTCCTGA encodes:
- the LOC125239920 gene encoding U4/U6.U5 small nuclear ribonucleoprotein 27 kDa protein gives rise to the protein MGRSPSPRRREDRLDRRRNRDHDRDRDRERRRQRTRSRSRSLDRRRRSPDRRRSPSPVRRRRSRSISPGPSSSFIAKKKTFGERPIVTPADLEGKSPEEQEMLKVMGFCGFDTTKGKKVEDNVEGEVHVVLKRKYRQYMNRKGGFNRPLDFVA